In a single window of the Raphanus sativus cultivar WK10039 chromosome 9, ASM80110v3, whole genome shotgun sequence genome:
- the LOC130500231 gene encoding uncharacterized protein LOC130500231 → MDPNTRLLTPEFENGLKEFMGKALNQQEAKSEHPRRSLDVFLQPLIYELQQLWGQGAETYDVSCKENFQMRAVLMWTISDFPAYGMLSGWTTHGRLSCPYCQDNTDAFQLKHGRKTCWFDCHRRFLPPDHPYRRSRNLFTKNKRVFDDPTPEISGREMLTQLRDFGAERTPDVGGHVHYPVDAIGDLHNWHKKSIFWDLPYWKDHLLRHNLDVMHIEKNFFDNLMNTILNVQGKTKDNLKSRLDLVDICAREELHVDENGRAPFPIYRLDAAAKDAFFDWISKDVEFPDGYASNLGNCVDRREGKFTGLKSHDCHVMMQRLLPFAFKELLPKNVYEAVAGISAFFRDLCTRSVTPECIENLKTNIAVIKCNLEKIFPPSFFDVMEHLVIHLPRELELGGPVQYRWMYLYERYMFHLKKMVKNLSRVEGSIVAQFIRAETSNFAEHYFPGEVQTKSRKPARHDDRGERATYYVTVPDIFTDVGRLSGKPKNRQLTEEEHSQLQIYLLTNCEDVFQYERIFMAEKRFEYRHATEEELEALKMREFAGWMRTYVSDGMARGETINDWLREMIWGPKYVVKSYPRFASRGYAFTTSKRRHQLFSIFVCYIKYPRVTNRDDPWVTVTALNPRSRVQGSSELEDPLQPNTSGNLSAAGDVAAVDLVIDFTDFGDEAVVHVEDEPEIGEFHQDPDSDSSGGDDGDSGSEDEPEIGE, encoded by the exons ATGGATCCgaacacgagattgcttacgccAGAGTTCGAAAATGGTCTAAAGGAATTCATGGGGAAAGCTCTCAACCAACAAGAAGCTAAATCAG agcatcctagGAGATCACTTGATGTATTTCTacagccactaatatatgagttgcaacagcTATGGGGTCAAGGTGCTGAAACGTACGATGTTTCATGTAAAGAAAACTTccaaatgcgggcagtacttatgtggacaataagtgatttcccagcatatggtatgttatctggatggacaacacatggaaggctatcatgtccatattgtcaagataacactgatgctttccaactaaaacatggaaggaaaacgtgttggtttgactgtcacaggagattcctaccaccAGATCATCCATATCGCAGGAGTAGGAATTtatttacgaagaacaagagggtGTTTGATGATCCAACACCGGAAATCAGTGGGAGAGAAATGTtgacacaactaagagattttggtgcagaaaggacCCCAGACGTGGGTGGACATGTGCATTATCCGGTAGATGCTATTGGAGatctacataactggcacaaaaagagtattttctgggatctgccatactggAAGGATCATCTGCTgaggcataatttagatgtcatgcatattgagaagaactttttcgaCAACCTGatgaacacgatccttaacgttcaaggtaaaaccaaggataatttgaagtcaagactggatttagtcgatatatgtgctcgtgaagaacttcatgttgatgagaatggcagggctccttttcccatataccgacttgatgcagCGGCCAAAGAtgcgttctttgattggatttcaaAGGATGTGGAATTTCCAGACGGTTATGCATCTAATTTGGGTAACTGTGTCGACAGAAGGGAAGGAAAGTTTACCGGCTTAAAGAGTCACGATTGCCATGTAATGATGCAGCGCCTCCTTCCGTTCGCcttcaaggaactattaccaAAGAATGTTTATGAAGCAGTTGCCgggataagtgctttcttcCGAGATTTATGCACGAGATCAGTTACTCCTGAATGTATTGAAAACTtgaagactaacatagccgtgattaagtgcaaccttgagaagatatttcctccttcattttttgatgttatggagcatcttgttattcacctgccaagagaattggaacttggtggtcctgttcagtatagatggatgtatctgtatgagCGGTATATGTTTCATCTAaagaaaatggtgaaaaatTTAAGTAGGGTAGAAGGTTCTATAGTGGCACAGTTTATCAGAGCAGAAACTTCAAACTTTGCGGAGCACTACTTTCCAGGAGAAGTGCAGACGAAAAGCAGAAAACCCGCTCGgcatgatgatagaggcgaaAGGGCAACATATTATGTTACGGTTCCAGACATCTTcacagatgttggacgactCAGCGGAAAACCAAAGAACCGTCAACTTACTGAAGAGGAGCACAGTCAATTGCAAAtatatttgctcaccaactgcgaagatgTTTTTCAATACGAGAg GATTTTCATGGCGGAAAAGCGGTTCGAATATAGACACGCCACAGAGGAGGAACTAGAAGCACTGAAGATGAGagaatttgctggatggatgCGTACTTAT gTGTCTGATGGTATGGCCAGAGGTGAAACAATTAATGATTGGCTACGCGAGATGATTTGGGGCCCAAAGTATGTTGtgaagtcatatccgagatttGCTTCTCGGggatatgcattcacaactTCTAAGAGGAGACatcaattattttcaatattt gtttgttatatcaaATACCCCCGGGTTACGaacagagatgatccatgggtTACTGTTACAGCACTCAACCCGAGAAGCCGAGTTCAAGGAAGTTCTGAGTTGGAAGACCCACTCCAACCAAACACATCCGGCAACTTAAGTGCAGCAGGAGATGTAGCTGCAGTTGATCTTGTTATCGATTTCACCGATTTTGGAGACGAAGCCGTTGTTCACGTCGAAGATGAACCAGAGattggagagtttcaccaagatccagattcagattcatctgGTGGTGATGATGGTGACTCGGGTTCAGAGGATGAACCAGAGATTGGAGAgtag
- the LOC130499389 gene encoding uncharacterized protein LOC130499389, with the protein MDSSDQSARARSRRAPPRGRATSTTPSDSRVSSSRSRGSSSSSQSPRPAMVQHAAPSPAAAPHLPHDFPDIPEPHVAPGVMTVAQLVQQPGRDHLPYLTLYPREPGQTWFDRSHNGISAWINRMMYSDLKKGYATFTVMPRDEQELWFRQFAQEFNWHPDNTTFIRNAFIHKCMDSYSGQIYEWKQKWLADKVPKWINMTTWEELCVHWDKDSTKQVSNTNSANRKSDRGGKGMYKHNLGAQSIPTLADKMAQENEGEPVGDFPLYKRIHTNKTTGQIDDGLAQEVVSLVDSMTQDEEARLSQIQADLDLDATSTESTALSQVRINELLESAIPKKKGRLVGLGRRSKSVPPTSQVPVDPTLMDQLKDKDERIRQLEEKMAAQERAREADRRRSEKMMAAFMRQFPDQNFDVDEDE; encoded by the exons AT ggATTCTAGTGACCAGAGTGCGAGGGCTCGATCTCGTCGGGCCCCACCGCGAGGCCGCGCTACTTCGACGACCCCTTCGGATTCTCGGGTTTCGTCTAGCCGGTCTCGGGGTTCGTCATCCTCATCGCAGAGCCCCCGTCCCGCTATGGTTCAGCATGCGGCTCCTTCTCCCGCTGCGGCCCCTCATCTTCCTCACGACTTCCCAGACATTCCCGAGCCTCATGTCGCTCCAGGAGTGATGACTGTTGCACAGCTGGTGCAACAGCCAGGTCGTGACCATCTCCCTTATCTCACTCTGTATCCTAGGGAACCCGGTCAGACTTG GTTCGACCGATCCCATAACGGGATCAGCGCTTGGATCAACAGGATGATGTATTCCGACCTCAAGAAGGGATACGCAACCTTCACAGTGATGCCGAGGGATGAGCAGGAGCTCTGGTTTCGTCAGTTTGCT CAAGAGTTCAACTGGCATCCGGATAACACGACGTTCATCCGCAACGCCTTCATCCACAAATGTATGGATTCATATTCCGGGCAAATATATGAATGGAAGCAGAAGTGGCTAGCGGATAag gtcccaaagtggatcaacatgaCCACTTGGGAGGAGTTGTGTGTCCATTGGGACAAGGACTCGACGAAGCAGGTCTCTAACACCAACTCCGCCAACCGCAAGAGCGATCGTGGCGGGAAGGGCATGTACAAGCACAATTTGGGTGCTCAGTCTATTCCCACTCTCGCAGACAAGATG GCGCAAGAAAATGAAGGTGAGCCCGTGGGTGATTTCCCTTTGTACAAGAGGATCCACACCAACAAGACCACGGGCCAGATTGATGACGGTCTTGCGCAGGAGGTTGTCTCCCTGGTGGACAGTATGACACAAGACGAGGAGGCCCGTCTCTCCCAGATCCAGGCCGATCTCGATCTTGACGCCACATCTACTGAGTCCACTGCCCTCTCTCAAGTCCGAATCAACGAGCTTCTTGAATCG gcgattccaaagaagaagggacGTTTGGTCGGTTTGGGTCGTCGATCCAAATCGGTTCCTCCTACGTCTCAGGTGCCAGTTGATCCTACTCTGATGGATCAACTGAAGGATAAGGATGAACGCATCCGTCAGTTGGAGGAGAAGATGGCGGCTCAAGAGAGAGCTAGAGAGGCAGACAGGAGGCGGAGTGAGAAGATGATGGCGGCCTTCATGAGGCAATTCCCGGACCAGAACTTCGACGTCGACGAGGACGAGTAG